Proteins from a single region of Ananas comosus cultivar F153 linkage group 3, ASM154086v1, whole genome shotgun sequence:
- the LOC109707399 gene encoding beta-galactosidase 13 yields the protein MSLDLFVLTKMKNEKAYSTSPDSRLVRSPNPSPPPPPSNRPVYPFPPLSPRCSAGMAVIGLAVRSSAAAAAAAANVGHDGRAITIDGERRILLSGAIHYPRSTPGMWPDLLRKAKEGGLDAVETYVFWNGHEPRRRQYNFEGRFDIVRFLKEVQNAGLYAVLRIGPYVCAEWNYGGLPAWLREIPGVQFRTNNKPFENEMQNFTTLIVDKIKSARLLAPQGGPIILTQIENEYGNIMGPYGDAGKKYIKWCANLAESLGVGVPWIMCQQSDAPQPMTNTCNGFYCDEFTPNNPKSPKMWTENWTGWFKAWDKPDPSRPAEDVAFAVARFFQKNGTFQNYYMYHGGTNFARSTGGPYITTTYDYDAPLDEYGNIRQPKWGHLKELHAVLKSIEKQLTYGDVNEHFLDNGIAITKFTFNGKTACFISNRNETTDATVNYEGTNYFVPAWSVSILPDGKTVAYNTAKITAQTSIMVKKPNQAENEPTELKWSWRPEFLRPYLTNAISSSKANELLEQIITTSDKSDYLWYMTSVDHPKSEEVTLYVNTTGHILYAFVNGNLVGAQYSPNGPFGFEFQRSVTLQPGTNHISLLSATVGLKNYGYEYELMPAGIVGGPVKLIGKDSTVDLSKNTWSYQIGLDGEGRKVYLNPNLKWFGGMIPTKRPFTWYKTTFQAPLSTEPVVLDLLGLGKGEAWVNGNSIGRFWPNYTASADGCVSSCNYRGAFQSNKCQSGCGQPAQRWYHVPRSFLTEGEPNTLVLFEEAGGDPSQVNFQTVTVGTVCATADQGSTLSLSCQGGYISNIEVAGVGELSGTCGSLEAVGCVSDAAYSALSQACIGNESCAIEVTGDLLGECKGIGGSGTMKLTVQATC from the exons TCGACGTCGCCGGATTCGCGCCTCGTCCGATCCCCAaatccatctcctcctcctcctccatcaaATCGCCCCGTTTACCCGTTTCCTCCTCTTTCCCCTCGCTGTTCCGCAGGAATGGCGGTGATTGGGCTTGCCGTGCggagctcggcggcggcggcggcggcggcgg CCAATGTCGGTCACGACGGTCGTGCGATTACGATCGATGGCGAGCGACGCATTCTCCTCTCGGGCGCCATTCACTACCCGCGTAGCACTCCTGGT ATGTGGCCCGACTTGTTGCGAAAGGCAAAAGAAGGTGGTCTCGATGCGGTCGAGACTTACGTATTCTGGAATGGCCATGAGCCTCGTAGACGACAG tataaTTTTGAAGGTCGTTTCGACATCGTAAGGTTTCTAAAGGAAGTCCAAAATGCTGGATTATATGCTGTTCTTCGCATCGGCCCTTACGTTTGTGCCGAATGGAATTACGG gGGATTACCAGCTTGGTTACGTGAGATCCCTGGCGTGCAATTTAGAACCAATAATAAGCCCTTTGAG AATGAGATGCAAAATTTCACCACATTAATAGTAGATAAGATCAAAAGTGCAAGGCTTTTGGCACCACAAGGAGGCCCCATCATTCTCACTCAG ATTGAGAATGAGTATGGTAACATCATGGGACCATATGGTGATGCTGGGAAAAAGTACATCAAATGGTGCGCGAATTTGGCTGAATCTCTCGGAGTCGGCGTACCGTGGATCATGTGCCAGCAATCAGATGCACCGCAACCGATG acCAACACTTGCAATGGCTTCTATTGTGATGAATTTACTCCCAACAATCCAAAGAGCCCCAAAATGTGGACCGAAAATTGGACCGGATG GTTTAAAGCTTGGGACAAGCCAGATCCTTCAAGGCCTGCTGAGGATGTCGCTTTCGCCGTCGCGCGTTTCTTCCAAAAGAATGGAACATTCCAAAACTACTACATG TATCATGGTGGAACCAATTTTGCTCGATCGACCGGTGGCCCTTACATCACAACTACTTATGATTATGATGCTCCTCTTGATGAGTATG GTAACATAAGGCAACCTAAGTGGGGGCACTTGAAGGAGCTTCATGCTGTGTTGAAGTCCATAGAGAAGCAGCTCACCTATGGAGATGTTAATGAACACTTCCTCGACAACGGAATCGCG ATCACAAAGTTCACATTCAATGGAAAAACCGCGTGCTTCATAAGTAACCGAAACGAAACAACCGACGCCACCGTCAACTACGAAGGAACGAACTACTTCGTCCCTGCTTGGTCTGTTAGTATTCTCCCTGACGGTAAGACGGTAGCTTACAACACCGCGAAG ATTACTGCACAAACTTCTATTATGGTGAAGAAGCCGAACCAAGCTGAGAACGAGCCCACAGAGCTTAAATGGTCGTGGAGGCCCGAGTTTTTGCGACCTTATCTCACAAATGCTATAAGTTCATCGAAAGCGAACGAGCTTTTGGAACAGATCATCACCACCTCCGACAAGAGTGACTACTTGTGGTACATGACATC TGTGGATCATCCTAAAAGCGAAGAGGTGACTCTTTATGTCAACACAACAGGCCATATTTTGTATGCCTTTGTCAATGGCAACCTTGTAG GAGCGCAATATTCGCCCAACGGTCCCTTCGGATTCGAGTTTCAACGGTCGGTTACGCTCCAACCGGGGACTAATCACATTTCTTTGCTAAGTGCAACTGTTGGCCTAAAG AACTATGGTTACGAATATGAGCTAATGCCTGCTGGCATAGTTGGTGGACCAGTTAAGTTGATTGGAAAGGATTCCACAGTGGATTTATCAAAAAATACATGGTCATACCAG ATTGGGCTTGATGGAGAGGGTCGAAAGGTTTACCTGAACCCTAATCTTAAGTGGTTTGGTGGCATGATCCCCACAAAGAGACCCTTCACTTGGTACAAG ACAACATTCCAAGCACCACTGAGCACAGAGCCTGTTGTGCTGGACTTGCTCGGATTGGGGAAAGGGGAGGCTTGGGTTAATGGCAACAGCATTGGCCGTTTCTGGCCCAACTACACAGCTTCTGCTGACGGCTGCGTCAGCAGCTGCAACTACCGAGGCGCCTTCCAAAGCAACAAGTGCCAGAGCGGCTGCGGGCAGCCTGCCCAGAGATG GTACCACGTTCCGCGCTCCTTCCTCACCGAAGGCGAGCCCAACACCTTGGTGTTGTTCGAGGAGGCCGGCGGCGACCCGAGCCAAGTCAACTTCCAGACGGTGACGGTCGGGACGGTGTGCGCGACCGCCGACCAGGGCAGCACCCTCAGCCTGTCGTGCCAAGGCGGCTACATCTCTAACATCGAGGTCGCCGGCGTCGGCGAACTCAGCGGCACCTGCGGCTCGCTCGAGGCGGTCGGTTGCGTCTCCGACGCAGCCTACTCCGCTTTATCGCAG GCATGTATCGGAAACGAGTCGTGCGCGATCGAAGTCACCGGCGATTTGCTCGGCGAGTGCAAGGGGATCGGTGGCAGCGGCACGATGAAGCTCACTGTTCAAGCTACATGCTGA